Proteins encoded in a region of the Stieleria neptunia genome:
- a CDS encoding helix-turn-helix transcriptional regulator — MAASASMPQAYPPLLTKKQTAEFYATTTRTIDRWLLEGTLPADAKVVIGGSVRFRTAVLMDHINGSTTESSEGC, encoded by the coding sequence ATGGCCGCATCAGCATCGATGCCCCAAGCGTATCCGCCGCTGTTGACCAAAAAACAGACGGCAGAATTTTATGCGACCACGACGCGGACGATTGACCGCTGGTTGCTCGAAGGAACCCTTCCGGCCGACGCCAAAGTCGTCATCGGGGGCAGTGTTCGATTCCGAACCGCCGTTTTGATGGATCACATCAACGGCAGCACCACCGAATCATCGGAGGGCTGCTGA
- a CDS encoding 4-hydroxybenzoate octaprenyltransferase yields the protein MTSGGVSSGGERPRGSGAGGGRLADWLGLIRFSHTLFALPFAALATVMAIATPLPGGGSVSVRFRDLLGVLLCMVAARSAAMAFNRLVDHKIDAENPRTKGRHLPAGVLSRRAVLLFTVGCGALFVASTALFLPNWIPLAASVPVLLFLLGYSLAKRFTSAAHLWLGVALSLSPICAWVAIRGPVVFAWPSDLVAPLLLAAAVAAWVTGFDIIYACQDQAFDADAGLHSVPSRFGVAGAFRIAAGSHAVMLVLLALMPGLAPNVGFGWLYWITLVCIAALVVRQHTLVRPNDLNRVNEAFFHANVAISVLLLVAGSIDCLWL from the coding sequence ATGACATCAGGTGGTGTGAGTTCAGGCGGCGAGAGGCCCAGAGGCAGCGGTGCCGGCGGCGGCAGATTAGCCGATTGGCTGGGGCTGATTCGATTCAGTCATACGTTGTTTGCACTGCCGTTTGCGGCCTTGGCGACGGTGATGGCGATCGCGACGCCGTTGCCGGGCGGGGGATCCGTGAGCGTGCGTTTCCGCGATCTGCTGGGCGTTTTGCTTTGCATGGTCGCGGCCCGCAGCGCGGCAATGGCATTCAACCGATTGGTCGATCACAAGATTGATGCGGAAAACCCCCGCACGAAAGGGCGTCACCTTCCCGCCGGCGTACTCTCGCGCAGGGCGGTGCTGTTGTTCACCGTGGGTTGCGGGGCGTTGTTTGTCGCCTCGACCGCGCTGTTCTTGCCCAATTGGATTCCGCTCGCGGCGTCGGTCCCGGTGCTGTTGTTCTTGCTGGGGTATTCGCTGGCCAAACGGTTCACCAGCGCGGCGCATTTGTGGCTGGGCGTGGCGCTCAGTCTGTCACCGATCTGCGCCTGGGTCGCGATACGCGGACCGGTGGTGTTTGCCTGGCCGAGCGATCTGGTCGCACCGTTGTTGCTTGCCGCCGCGGTGGCCGCGTGGGTGACGGGGTTCGACATCATTTACGCGTGCCAGGATCAGGCGTTTGATGCCGACGCCGGGCTCCACAGTGTGCCGAGTCGATTCGGGGTGGCCGGAGCGTTTCGAATCGCGGCCGGATCACACGCGGTGATGTTGGTCTTGCTGGCGCTGATGCCCGGGTTGGCCCCGAACGTCGGATTCGGCTGGCTGTACTGGATCACGCTGGTTTGCATCGCCGCGTTGGTGGTGCGACAGCACACGCTGGTGCGTCCGAACGATCTGAACCGTGTCAATGAGGCGTTTTTTCATGCCAACGTTGCGATCAGCGTGTTGTTATTGGTCGCCGGATCGATCGATTGTTTGTGGTTGTAG
- a CDS encoding class I SAM-dependent methyltransferase: MPRVGQWFARNNKSAYSYLPDSVSPLSGRAALADRMGAAGLTDVKFTPLTFGVCTIYEGTKPVANAGPGGDPQ; encoded by the coding sequence TTGCCCCGGGTCGGGCAATGGTTCGCCCGCAATAACAAGTCGGCTTACTCGTATCTGCCCGATTCGGTCAGCCCGCTTTCCGGACGGGCAGCATTGGCCGATCGGATGGGGGCGGCCGGATTGACGGATGTCAAATTCACCCCGCTGACGTTTGGGGTCTGCACGATCTACGAGGGCACCAAGCCTGTTGCGAATGCCGGCCCAGGTGGGGATCCCCAATGA
- a CDS encoding CCA tRNA nucleotidyltransferase, whose protein sequence is MTKIGPLFDSNSDHSLETRASFAEATRICARLHERGHVAYFAGGCVRDALLGREPKDFDVATDATPDRVREIFGKRKTLAFGASFGVIGVLPEKRPQDSPPNREHVHPTEVATFRSDGEYSDGRRPDKVHYGDAKHDALRRDFTINGLFFDPAEEKVIDYVGGQVDLAARRLRTIGAADQRFEEDKLRMLRAVRFATTLGFELDAATKAEIVHRAGELAVVSAERIGAEMRRMVVSIHAPRGLELLIECGLDRLILPELRLAEQSSLVNYLGHRQSLDFESTMALILYVIAENPTAAPIGTLVKRISHPWRLSREETRRITAAAKRWPIIADAHQQKWSVVQPTLVDRDVDCVFHVAAAITCAKELPQAGVDLCRKALAWPEDQLNPQPLLTGDMLRAAGHPPGPHFRGWLQAARDAQLDGQITTGDEALAMIE, encoded by the coding sequence TTGACGAAAATCGGTCCCCTGTTTGATTCCAACAGCGATCACTCTCTGGAAACGCGTGCGTCGTTTGCCGAGGCGACTCGGATCTGTGCGCGGTTGCATGAGCGCGGCCACGTCGCATATTTTGCCGGCGGATGTGTCCGCGACGCGCTGCTGGGGCGTGAACCCAAGGACTTCGACGTCGCCACCGACGCAACACCCGACCGCGTCCGCGAAATCTTTGGAAAACGCAAGACGCTCGCTTTCGGTGCGTCGTTCGGCGTGATCGGGGTGTTGCCAGAAAAACGCCCCCAAGACTCGCCGCCCAACCGTGAACACGTGCACCCGACCGAAGTCGCGACGTTTCGCAGCGACGGCGAGTACAGCGACGGCCGGCGTCCCGACAAGGTCCATTACGGTGACGCCAAGCACGACGCCTTGCGCCGCGATTTTACGATCAACGGGCTGTTCTTCGATCCCGCCGAAGAAAAAGTGATCGACTACGTCGGCGGCCAAGTCGATCTGGCGGCGCGGCGGTTGCGAACGATCGGTGCCGCCGACCAACGCTTCGAAGAAGATAAATTGCGGATGCTGCGGGCGGTTCGATTCGCGACCACACTCGGTTTCGAACTCGATGCGGCGACGAAAGCGGAGATCGTCCACCGGGCCGGTGAGCTGGCGGTGGTCAGCGCCGAACGGATCGGTGCGGAGATGCGGCGAATGGTGGTTTCGATCCATGCGCCGCGCGGTTTGGAACTGTTGATCGAGTGCGGGCTGGACCGGCTGATCCTGCCCGAACTGCGATTGGCCGAGCAGTCGTCGTTGGTCAATTACCTGGGACATCGCCAGTCGTTGGATTTCGAATCCACGATGGCGTTGATCTTGTACGTGATCGCTGAAAACCCCACGGCCGCGCCGATCGGAACGCTCGTCAAACGGATTTCGCACCCGTGGCGGCTTTCCCGCGAAGAAACACGCCGGATCACCGCAGCGGCGAAACGCTGGCCGATCATCGCCGACGCCCATCAGCAGAAGTGGTCGGTCGTGCAACCGACGCTGGTGGATCGGGACGTCGATTGTGTTTTTCACGTCGCCGCGGCGATCACCTGCGCCAAGGAATTGCCACAAGCCGGAGTCGACCTGTGTCGCAAGGCACTCGCCTGGCCCGAAGACCAACTCAACCCCCAGCCGTTGTTAACCGGCGACATGCTCCGCGCCGCCGGCCATCCGCCCGGCCCCCATTTTCGCGGCTGGTTGCAAGCCGCCCGGGACGCCCAACTCGATGGCCAGATCACGACCGGCGACGAAGCACTGGCGATGATCGAGTAA
- a CDS encoding UbiX family flavin prenyltransferase, protein MSAAETPAARIDPLVIGITGASGAMYAIRLLQTLAQAEIDVHLTISPSGAAVIKQETGLAINLRGLDLPQLVSYIPPWSTDRHRSLVQQTDWESSLAQRFHYHQHDDYMTPIASGSFRTSAMVVCPCSGSTLSGIARAAASNLIQRAAEVHLKEHRKLVVVPRETPVSALQLENMHKIALAGGVILPAMPGWYHDVDSLDSLVDFVVSRILDQLALDNRLIQRWKDGS, encoded by the coding sequence ATGAGTGCCGCGGAAACTCCGGCCGCGCGGATCGATCCGCTGGTGATCGGGATCACCGGTGCCAGCGGGGCGATGTATGCGATCCGTTTGCTGCAAACGCTGGCCCAAGCCGAGATCGACGTCCATTTGACGATCAGCCCCAGCGGCGCGGCGGTGATCAAGCAAGAAACGGGCTTGGCGATCAATCTGCGCGGTTTGGATTTGCCCCAGCTGGTTTCCTACATCCCGCCCTGGTCAACCGATCGGCATCGCAGTTTGGTCCAGCAAACGGATTGGGAGAGCAGCTTGGCCCAGCGGTTTCACTATCACCAACACGACGACTACATGACCCCGATCGCCAGCGGTTCGTTCCGCACCAGCGCGATGGTCGTCTGTCCGTGCAGCGGCAGCACGCTCAGTGGGATCGCTCGCGCGGCGGCGAGCAACTTGATTCAGCGGGCCGCCGAAGTCCACTTGAAGGAGCATCGCAAATTGGTCGTCGTGCCCCGGGAAACACCGGTCAGTGCGTTGCAGTTGGAGAACATGCACAAAATCGCGTTGGCCGGAGGCGTGATCTTGCCGGCGATGCCGGGGTGGTATCACGACGTCGACTCGCTCGATTCGTTGGTGGATTTTGTCGTCAGCCGGATCTTGGATCAACTGGCATTGGACAACCGATTGATCCAACGGTGGAAGGACGGATCATGA
- a CDS encoding primase-helicase zinc-binding domain-containing protein — MPSTTRIRNGFGFSLAPTKTGVPVMSNRRPPSFGDSATRRQHSNRGPSIDELKTASMGQWSSVLHDAGLSADLLDGRGHPCPRCGGRDRFSAFPDIAQRGSVHCRSCFHSGTEPRPGDGLATLRWLMACDTATACRWLAGWLGLDDAVDRPAPPPMRRTVPLRASSRRDGDMDRLAIDCHHAMRSTWWTRLANHLALPATELKRLHVGWSWQYNATTWPMRDHDDDVVGVRLRCMNTGRKWSVSGGKAGLFVPSQLPVDIERLFITEGPTDCAAILSIGFDCVGRPSCNGAVAFTTKLIKRLHPSECVIVADDDTNKAGKRGAESLAASLVTVCPSVRIIYPPDGHNDARDWVRSGASADDVLSIVNATVARSLTLKGDAR, encoded by the coding sequence ATGCCAAGCACCACTCGAATCCGAAACGGCTTTGGGTTCTCGCTGGCACCAACAAAAACGGGGGTGCCGGTCATGAGTAACCGACGCCCCCCGAGTTTTGGTGACAGTGCGACCCGTCGCCAACATTCTAACCGAGGACCTTCAATCGATGAACTCAAAACGGCTTCGATGGGCCAATGGTCGAGCGTTCTTCACGATGCCGGCCTGTCGGCTGATTTGCTGGACGGACGTGGGCACCCTTGTCCCCGCTGCGGTGGTCGCGATCGATTTTCCGCCTTTCCCGACATTGCCCAGCGTGGCAGTGTGCACTGCCGGTCTTGTTTTCATTCTGGCACTGAGCCGCGACCGGGTGACGGTCTCGCGACCCTTCGATGGTTGATGGCGTGTGATACCGCCACGGCCTGTCGGTGGCTCGCTGGCTGGCTGGGACTAGACGATGCGGTTGACCGACCGGCCCCGCCACCGATGCGTCGTACGGTGCCGCTGAGGGCATCGAGTAGGCGCGATGGCGATATGGATCGCTTGGCCATTGACTGTCATCATGCGATGCGCTCGACGTGGTGGACACGGCTTGCTAATCACTTGGCGTTGCCGGCAACGGAGTTGAAGCGTTTACATGTTGGCTGGTCCTGGCAGTACAACGCGACGACGTGGCCAATGAGGGATCACGACGACGACGTGGTGGGCGTGCGGTTGCGGTGTATGAACACTGGACGCAAGTGGAGTGTTTCCGGTGGCAAGGCTGGTTTGTTCGTGCCGTCGCAATTGCCCGTGGACATCGAACGGCTTTTTATCACCGAAGGACCTACGGACTGCGCGGCGATCTTATCAATCGGCTTTGACTGCGTTGGTCGCCCCAGTTGCAACGGTGCGGTCGCGTTCACGACGAAGTTGATAAAGCGGTTGCACCCGAGCGAGTGCGTTATCGTCGCTGATGACGACACCAACAAAGCAGGAAAACGAGGTGCGGAGTCATTGGCCGCGTCACTGGTTACAGTTTGCCCATCGGTGCGGATTATCTATCCGCCCGACGGTCACAACGATGCCCGTGATTGGGTTCGGTCTGGCGCTTCCGCCGATGACGTGCTGTCGATCGTCAACGCCACTGTTGCTCGATCCCTGACATTGAAGGGGGACGCACGATGA
- a CDS encoding NUDIX hydrolase, which translates to MNSPPIKPRTRRKRGVVAVVFRDAKLLIIRRALTVTAPGKLCLPGGGIEQGETEAEALVREMQEELAIDVTPAGLCYRSVTSWGTNLAWWHAHLEDDHHPIANPDEVADVFWMSRQDVRNADDVLPSLPPFLTAWEQGEIDLNCEWR; encoded by the coding sequence ATGAACTCTCCTCCGATCAAGCCGAGAACGCGCCGCAAACGAGGCGTCGTCGCCGTCGTCTTTCGTGACGCCAAACTGCTGATCATCCGTCGCGCGTTGACCGTGACCGCCCCCGGCAAGCTGTGTTTGCCCGGCGGAGGGATCGAACAAGGAGAAACCGAAGCCGAGGCCCTGGTTCGCGAAATGCAGGAAGAACTGGCCATTGACGTCACTCCGGCCGGTCTATGCTACCGCAGCGTGACCTCGTGGGGCACCAACCTGGCCTGGTGGCACGCGCATTTAGAGGACGATCACCATCCGATCGCCAACCCGGACGAGGTTGCCGATGTGTTTTGGATGAGCCGTCAAGACGTCCGAAATGCCGACGACGTGCTGCCCAGTCTGCCGCCGTTCCTGACGGCCTGGGAACAGGGCGAAATCGATCTGAATTGCGAGTGGCGCTAG
- a CDS encoding asparagine synthase-related protein yields MSQQTDPMSRAAFDGQAPALIDRVVNLMDPDGDVILNMPREQACAAVASGDAEAVRRIRGQFAICQQEGKTIRMARSIGRPMRYFLAKRAEGPALVIAERMSQILDQLNIEGLADQFHPSYTRMVPAHYLLELQLVGCPDPNPQLTRYFAPERNRLPADIDAIGAAYIERLAEVIDQYLITIPDQEPIGVMFSGGIDSGSILVLVDYLLRRRGHSPSRLKAFALSLEGRSQDVEQAREFLKAIDLEMLLEPIEVPLADVRWQDAVAAIEDYKPLDVQSATMGYALLREIRRRYPDWNYLIDGDGGDENLKDYPIEDNPELTIRSVLGNRMLYQEGWGVDAVKHSLVYSGGQSRGHSRTSAPAAAFGFKGFSPYAVPDVIEIAEAVPFVALTDWDHQKLYALKGDIVAAGIRQVTGVEMPVFQKRRFQHGAADPQTFERLFPKNEQTYRDEFARMIRTKTPTESH; encoded by the coding sequence ATGTCTCAGCAAACCGACCCGATGTCACGCGCCGCATTTGATGGACAAGCCCCGGCGCTGATCGACCGGGTCGTCAACCTGATGGATCCGGACGGAGACGTGATTCTGAACATGCCACGCGAGCAAGCGTGCGCCGCCGTCGCCAGTGGCGATGCCGAAGCGGTTCGTCGCATCCGCGGCCAGTTCGCGATCTGCCAGCAAGAGGGGAAAACGATCCGGATGGCACGGTCGATCGGACGACCGATGCGATACTTTTTGGCCAAACGAGCCGAAGGGCCGGCGTTGGTCATTGCCGAGCGGATGAGTCAGATTCTGGATCAGTTGAACATCGAAGGTCTAGCCGATCAATTCCATCCCTCCTACACGCGGATGGTGCCGGCGCATTATCTGCTCGAACTGCAACTGGTCGGTTGCCCTGATCCGAATCCACAACTGACGCGTTATTTTGCCCCCGAACGCAATCGATTGCCGGCCGACATCGACGCCATCGGCGCCGCGTACATCGAACGCCTGGCCGAAGTCATCGATCAGTATCTGATCACGATCCCGGATCAGGAACCGATCGGAGTGATGTTCAGCGGCGGGATCGACAGCGGTTCGATTCTCGTGCTGGTCGACTACTTACTCCGCCGACGCGGCCATTCGCCGTCACGCCTGAAAGCGTTCGCGTTGTCCCTGGAAGGCCGCTCGCAAGACGTCGAACAAGCGCGCGAATTCCTCAAGGCGATCGACCTGGAAATGTTACTCGAACCGATCGAGGTCCCGCTGGCGGACGTCCGCTGGCAGGACGCCGTCGCAGCGATCGAAGACTACAAACCGCTGGACGTCCAGTCGGCGACGATGGGCTACGCACTGCTCCGCGAGATTCGTCGACGCTATCCGGATTGGAACTACTTGATCGATGGTGACGGCGGCGATGAAAACTTGAAAGACTATCCGATCGAAGACAACCCGGAACTGACGATCCGCAGCGTGCTGGGCAATCGGATGCTGTATCAGGAAGGCTGGGGTGTCGACGCGGTCAAACATTCGCTGGTCTACAGCGGCGGGCAAAGTCGCGGGCACAGTCGCACCAGCGCGCCGGCCGCCGCATTCGGTTTCAAAGGATTCAGCCCCTACGCGGTCCCCGACGTGATCGAAATCGCCGAGGCGGTCCCGTTCGTTGCGCTAACGGATTGGGACCATCAAAAACTCTACGCGCTCAAGGGAGACATCGTCGCCGCCGGCATTCGGCAGGTGACCGGCGTCGAGATGCCGGTGTTTCAAAAACGCCGCTTCCAACACGGCGCCGCCGATCCGCAAACGTTCGAGCGGCTGTTCCCCAAAAACGAACAAACCTACCGCGATGAATTCGCCCGAATGATCCGAACCAAGACCCCGACCGAGTCCCATTAA
- a CDS encoding tyrosine-type recombinase/integrase — MATIIQKPNKSIEIRYVDADGEKRSLYPGKIAKRTAESIGSKIDHIVGRQIVGADPDRDIAQWLADLPAKLHNKLVAKGLAAPRRPDEPEPTPEPELAPTLKEWTDRYIEEHPGKAGTIEQLEITARSLRKKFGDDRRIDDINAGDAEVYRKWLQSRGNERKKFKTGLAEGTVRRRIGRSKQFFNAAIKHEIITRNPFAGEASATTGNSDRLVMVPADWIEACIRKAPCEDWRIILAFARYAGMRSHETRIQKWADIDLANNVMMVRSHKTPPVRRCPIFPELRPHLLRAREMAPEGAVYVQTRYGHSDNILTTLEKIITRAKLVPWEKPMQNLRATRETELLAHYPAKDVTSWLGNSPDVANKHYAMTMQASFDRAVTDGAKIVGVTTTPPDAKPKTGTDAEVVDSKNTTESTTDGAGNPPLNRDTKKADAKKPVNNWVCLASAISVLPLSYPART; from the coding sequence ATGGCAACGATCATTCAGAAACCAAACAAGAGCATCGAAATCCGTTACGTCGATGCCGATGGCGAGAAACGAAGTCTGTATCCCGGCAAGATCGCGAAACGTACCGCCGAATCCATCGGCAGCAAGATCGACCACATTGTTGGCCGGCAAATAGTTGGTGCCGATCCCGACCGCGACATTGCTCAATGGCTCGCTGACCTTCCCGCCAAGCTTCACAACAAACTGGTCGCAAAGGGGCTTGCCGCGCCGCGACGACCCGATGAGCCTGAGCCCACGCCCGAGCCGGAACTGGCACCGACGTTGAAGGAGTGGACCGACCGTTACATCGAAGAGCACCCCGGTAAGGCGGGCACAATTGAGCAATTGGAGATCACGGCCAGAAGCCTGCGAAAGAAGTTTGGCGACGATCGACGCATCGACGACATCAACGCCGGCGATGCTGAGGTTTACCGGAAGTGGCTTCAATCCAGGGGCAACGAGCGGAAGAAGTTTAAGACCGGCTTGGCCGAAGGGACTGTCCGCCGGCGGATCGGTCGCAGCAAGCAGTTTTTCAACGCGGCGATCAAGCACGAGATCATCACCCGCAATCCGTTTGCCGGTGAAGCATCCGCGACGACCGGTAATTCCGACCGTCTGGTCATGGTCCCGGCCGATTGGATCGAAGCGTGCATCCGCAAAGCTCCCTGCGAAGATTGGCGGATCATCTTGGCGTTTGCCCGCTACGCTGGAATGCGAAGCCACGAAACCCGAATCCAAAAGTGGGCCGACATCGACCTGGCAAACAACGTGATGATGGTGCGAAGCCACAAGACCCCGCCCGTCCGCCGCTGTCCGATTTTCCCCGAACTGCGTCCCCACCTTCTCCGCGCCCGCGAAATGGCCCCCGAGGGTGCCGTGTACGTCCAGACGCGATACGGTCACAGCGACAACATCTTGACCACCCTGGAAAAGATCATCACCCGCGCCAAGTTGGTCCCGTGGGAAAAGCCGATGCAGAATCTTCGCGCCACACGCGAAACCGAATTGCTCGCCCACTATCCGGCAAAGGACGTGACCAGCTGGCTGGGGAATTCGCCGGACGTGGCCAACAAGCACTACGCGATGACGATGCAGGCAAGTTTCGACCGTGCCGTCACCGACGGTGCCAAGATCGTGGGCGTGACGACCACGCCGCCGGACGCGAAGCCCAAAACGGGCACCGACGCGGAAGTGGTGGATTCAAAAAACACCACCGAATCCACCACCGACGGTGCAGGAAATCCGCCGCTAAATCGAGACACAAAAAAAGCCGATGCTAAAAAACCCGTAAATAACTGGGTTTGTCTCGCATCGGCTATCAGTGTCTTGCCGTTAAGCTACCCCGCTAGGACTTGA
- a CDS encoding TubC N-terminal docking domain-related protein, producing MTLLALLTDLSARGVIVTVAGDAIELDAPADALTDDDVVALRESKPDIIRLLRLADGLPVDDDAAATLALDEVDPAGVPTCKSCGGLCDVQTLDDRWHCSHCDPLAEHRRRRTERLLRSAAAIRYTGNRNG from the coding sequence ATGACGCTCCTGGCCCTGCTGACGGATTTGTCGGCCCGTGGCGTTATCGTCACGGTCGCCGGCGATGCGATCGAACTGGACGCCCCTGCGGACGCCCTAACCGACGATGACGTGGTGGCCCTGCGGGAATCTAAACCGGACATCATCCGGCTATTGAGACTCGCTGACGGCTTGCCTGTGGATGATGACGCCGCCGCGACGCTGGCGTTGGACGAAGTGGACCCGGCCGGGGTGCCGACCTGTAAGTCATGCGGCGGATTGTGCGACGTGCAAACGCTCGATGACCGCTGGCATTGTTCGCACTGCGATCCGCTCGCAGAGCATCGACGACGACGAACCGAAAGATTGCTGCGGAGTGCCGCCGCGATCCGTTACACTGGCAACCGCAACGGCTAG
- a CDS encoding YfjI family protein has translation MNESELTLTVPSIGYDGCHIVVVTLDEKEIHRDGLFVDRADDRRRFIDAVVTKLPAITEGAEVSPESIEQELLALAAKAPPPRDWPELEPIGLPPLPVFPVDALPPVLANWVAEESEATQTPADMAALLALAVCSACLAKRIEVQAWPGWSEPCNLYVAAILDPANRKSAVFADATKPLRGVESKLQADLAETVAEELSDRRQAEKRLAKLEKTAAENADATKRENAKQEAREIAKHLATWGVPQLPTMIVDDATSERLAVLLEANGERLASMSAEGGVFDLMAGKYSKSGATDINVYLMGHSGDAVSVQRMGRPPVKLESPALTMALAIQPEVIRGIADTPAFRGRGLLGRFLYAIPKSWIGRRKIATPPVSDVVALAYSHAVKMLAMIEPDEDGCPHRLKLSPDAVVAFKAFCESIEVELGSGSLEPMKDWGGKLAGATLRIAAVLHCAQHHGDAGLSLDIDVATIESAERIARWAIPHAAVALDLLAASPDEARDDAEYLLRWLRNDRANERTFDRRDAYKHGHRRFTGEPERLDAVLGLLEETHHIAKLDRPKVGGRITYEVSPHLKSESVGSGANGDSRAPKPPTTPPLAPLAPGSTESETERVKVTL, from the coding sequence ATGAACGAATCAGAATTGACTTTGACCGTCCCGTCGATCGGATATGACGGATGCCACATCGTTGTTGTTACCCTTGACGAAAAGGAAATCCACCGCGATGGACTCTTCGTCGACCGTGCCGACGACCGCCGTCGTTTCATCGACGCGGTGGTCACGAAGTTGCCCGCGATCACCGAGGGTGCCGAAGTATCACCCGAGTCGATTGAGCAAGAGTTGTTGGCACTGGCAGCGAAAGCACCACCGCCGAGGGATTGGCCCGAATTGGAACCGATCGGACTCCCACCGCTACCGGTGTTCCCGGTCGATGCGTTACCGCCTGTGCTGGCGAACTGGGTAGCCGAAGAATCCGAAGCGACCCAAACGCCGGCGGATATGGCTGCGCTCTTAGCGTTGGCTGTTTGTTCGGCTTGTCTGGCGAAGCGTATCGAGGTGCAGGCGTGGCCCGGCTGGTCTGAACCGTGCAATCTGTACGTCGCTGCGATCCTGGACCCCGCAAACCGCAAGAGTGCAGTTTTTGCAGACGCGACCAAACCACTGCGCGGAGTGGAATCGAAGCTGCAAGCCGACTTGGCCGAAACGGTGGCAGAGGAACTGAGCGACCGTCGCCAAGCTGAAAAGCGTTTGGCGAAGTTGGAGAAGACGGCAGCTGAAAATGCGGACGCGACCAAACGGGAAAATGCAAAGCAAGAAGCCCGTGAAATCGCCAAGCATCTGGCGACGTGGGGCGTGCCCCAACTGCCGACGATGATTGTCGACGATGCCACATCGGAACGGTTGGCGGTTCTGTTGGAAGCCAACGGGGAACGGCTTGCGAGTATGTCCGCCGAGGGTGGCGTTTTCGATTTGATGGCAGGCAAGTATTCAAAAAGCGGAGCCACCGACATCAACGTCTATTTGATGGGACATAGCGGCGACGCGGTCTCCGTCCAACGGATGGGGCGTCCACCGGTCAAGCTTGAATCGCCCGCACTGACCATGGCGTTGGCGATTCAACCCGAGGTGATTCGAGGCATTGCTGACACCCCTGCGTTTCGTGGCCGTGGATTGCTTGGCCGATTCCTGTACGCGATTCCGAAATCGTGGATTGGTCGCCGCAAGATCGCAACGCCACCGGTCTCCGACGTGGTGGCGCTGGCCTACTCGCACGCAGTCAAGATGCTAGCGATGATCGAGCCGGATGAAGATGGATGCCCCCATCGGTTGAAACTCTCGCCGGACGCAGTGGTCGCGTTCAAAGCGTTCTGCGAGTCGATCGAAGTGGAGTTGGGGTCGGGGTCATTGGAACCGATGAAAGATTGGGGCGGAAAGCTGGCCGGGGCAACCCTGCGCATCGCTGCGGTTCTTCATTGTGCCCAGCATCATGGTGACGCCGGTTTGTCGCTCGACATCGACGTTGCAACGATCGAGTCGGCTGAACGAATCGCGCGGTGGGCCATCCCGCACGCCGCCGTCGCATTGGATCTGCTCGCAGCATCACCAGACGAAGCTCGTGACGATGCGGAGTACCTCCTTCGATGGTTGCGAAACGATCGAGCGAATGAACGCACATTTGACCGTCGCGACGCCTACAAACACGGTCATCGTCGATTCACTGGCGAGCCCGAGCGATTGGATGCTGTATTGGGATTGCTCGAAGAAACCCATCACATCGCCAAGCTGGACCGACCGAAGGTTGGCGGACGCATCACCTACGAGGTGTCACCCCACCTAAAAAGCGAATCGGTGGGCAGTGGTGCCAATGGTGACAGTCGGGCACCCAAGCCACCGACCACCCCGCCATTGGCACCATTGGCACCGGGTTCTACGGAATCCGAAACCGAAAGGGTAAAGGTGACGCTATGA